From Paenibacillus sp. FSL H8-0537:
TGGTATTCAGTTTCTCTAATAAGCCAGAAAATATGCAAAGCATATACATCCTGCCCAGCAGCCCGTTTTTCTATTGGGGTGCAGGCCCTGTCGATTTGCCAGGGACAAGCTTTACCTGCAGCGATATTTTGCTTGGGAGCGTGGCGCCTTGAATAAGTTCCAGAACATTATTGACGGCGAGGCGGCCAATCTCCTTCTCATTCTGCTCCAAGTGCGTGAACGGATACAGCGCCGACGTGCTCTGCGGGCTATCAAAGCAAATAATCGAAATTTGCTGTGGAATTTGCAGGCCCATCTTTTCTACCGCTTCCTTCGCGATGAGCGCCAGCTCATATTCCATCGCAAACAATGCGGTAATTCGGGGATGCTCGCGCAGCATCTGCTGAATGATTTTCACATATTTATCAATGAGGTGGCTGCTGGAATTGTCATTGGACGTCCAGTTCATATCGGTCAGCCAGGACGAGCGGTCCAGCAAAATACCGCCTTCGGCATGCGCCTGCACAAACCCCTCAATCCGTTCCTCAATCGCTACATTATCCGTCACCCGCGAAGCAAGCAGCCCAATATGGCGATGCCCGTGGTTAAACAAATGCTGTACACCCATTTTCGTCGCTTCCACATTGTCTGAGCTGATTGCCGTTGTATCCGTCCATTTCAAATAACGGTCAACCAGCACATGCGGAAATTTATCAATGACCAGCTTCAAAATTTCCGGGCTGAAGTTTTGCCCGCGCGTCGGATAAATAATCAGGCCATCTACCCCGTATTGGCGCAGCATCTGAATCGCTTTCTCCTCCACATCGGGCTGGGAAAAAGAGATGCGCAGCATCAAATAAACGCCGAGCGCCTGTGCTGTCCGTTCCATCTCTGACAGCATTTCCTTGCCATAGCTGTCGCTAAAATCCTCCATAATAAGCCCTAATACAATTTGCTGTGTACGAGCAGCAGCCACTGGATCTTGAGCAGGAGAGGCTTCCACCTGTTCCTGAATGGCATGCTCAATAACGAAAGAGCCGCGGCCCGGCTGACGCATAATATAGCCGTCCTGCACGAGCATATCCAGTGCTTTCTTGGAGGTAATCCGGCTGACTGAAAATTCCTCCATCAGCTCCTTCTCCGAAGGGATGCGGTCACCGACCGTATAATCTCCGATTTGAATCTTTTCGCGCAGCATCAGATACATTTGTTCATATCTAGGCTTTAAAGCGTTCATGCCTTCCATTATACATTCACCTTCAGCATCTATTTGGTCGTACTGGGACGATGTCGTAATTATACATATCCACCTAGTATACTATGTCATGTCATTTCTGGAAAGCTTATAATGCCGCTTCCGGCAAATGCAAGCTTATCCTTTAGCCCTTTGAATAAATCTGTCATGGCAGCGGGAGGACCCGGAATATATATAGCTTGAACGGATAATCTGTGCAGAACTCGGAGGTGCATAGGATGGGGCTGCTGTGGCGGCGGTGGGTTGCCATCAGAACCGAAAGCGGTTCTAGGGCGGATATCATTGACCGATTGGAGGCTCATTTGAAGGCAAGCGGCATTAAGGCAAAAGTTACTCTTGAAGGCAATTTGAAACGGCTTCACGTGCTTAAAAAGGACGTTGAAGCCGCTCAGCACCAGCTGGACGCTTTCGACGCCGAACCTTAAGCAAAGGCGCGGGCCGGGCACGCATCGATGGATGCGGCTGCCCGGCCGCGCAGAGCTATCTGGATGAAGAACGCACCCAGCGATAGCCTTTGCGGACACCATTCATGACCCACTCAGGCACAGGCATGGAATGTTTGGATAGAAACGGCATGTAAATCCGGTTGTACGCTTTTTTCAAGTCATCCCACATCATGCAAGGCTCTTCTTTAAGAAAATCGGATACATCCACGACAAGGCCACGGTCATCGCTCGATACCATTACATTTTTGCCATGAACATCATGTGGAAACAGTCCCTGCTCACGAGCGTAATCCAAAGCTGCATCAATTTCCGCAATAATTCGGTCCTCGATGATTACACCCTCAAGCACACACTTGTATAACGTTTTCCCTTCAAGCCTGCGCAGCATTAAATATTCCAGATCATTGCTTTTGGATGCATGGTAGCAGGTGGAATATGCAGGATGATTGCCCAAACGGCGATAAACTTCCCTTTCTGCTTCCCAGCCTTCCCTGCCCGGCGCATACACCTTCACGGCTATATCCTGCGCATCCCGATGAACGAATACACCAGCATAATTTCCCGCCCCAAGCAGCTCCCAGCCTTCCGGCAATACATCCACTTGAATGGGCTCGCCATGGTTAATGCTTTGGAGCTTCACGCCTGCAAGCAGCGTCCGTTCGGTCATCTCAATCCATTTCTCCAGCCGTTTCTCTTCCATACCTTGTGCCTGCCTCTCTCACCATGTCTATACTCTATTCTATTATTTTAAATCGGAAACGGCGAAAAGAAAAGAAGAGCGACATAGGATCGCTCTCCTTCTTTAGGTTTATCGTCTATTATTATCCATATCGCAAATATTAACCTACCAGCTTGAGGCCAATAACGCTGCCAATAATCATGAGGACGAAGAAGATTTTACGCCAATCGCGTGATTCTCCGAAAAAAATCATCCCCAGAATGACGCTGCCGACCGAGCCGATTCCCGTCCAAATGCCGTATGCGGTACTGATCGGAATGTCCTGAAGCGACCGCGACAGGAAGTAGAAGCTGATGAAGCCGAAAATAATCGCTCCTACCGTCCCTCTCCACCGTTTAAAGCCATCTGACAGCTTCATGAATGTGACGCCGCCGACCTCGCCAAGGCCGGAAATAATAAGAAAAATCCATGCCATTTTATTTTCCGCCCCTTCCCTGCACGACCGGTGCTGATTTCAGTGCTTCCGGCGCCGATCCATCCGATGCCTGCTCCTGCTTCGGCTTTTCGCTGGATACGAGCTTAAGTCCGATAATGCCGATGATCAGCGTGCCGACCAGCAGCAGGCGTTTAATATCCGCAGACTCGCCCAATACCAAAATGCCGAACACGACCGTACCCGCCGTACCAATTCCGGTAAATACCGCATAAGCCGTGCCGATTTCCAGCAATTGCATGGAACGGGCAAACAGCACAAAGCTAATAATAATTAAAATGACTGTAATGACGCTTATTAGCGGGTCTGTAAATCCTTTCGAATATTTAAGACCGAAGGTCCAGAATACTTCAAATATGCCCCCGAGTATGACATAAAGCCACGCTTTCATATTAATCTCCTCCTGTTAACCTTCAATGAAGCCAAGATGACTAAGCTGTCGTCCAGTCTTTCTCTAGCATTTCCCATACGGTCTGCTTGTGCGAGCTGAATACCGACTGTTCATAAATCTGATTCGCCACGAGCAAACCATCCAGCAGCGTATAAAACACCGCAATCATATTCTCCACATCCCGCTGAGGAAAAATGCCTGCCTGCTGCCCCTCCAAAAATAATGCGCCCACAATAGCGTCCACCCGCTGCTCATGCTCCAAAAAATCGACGCGGAACTGCTGCTGCAAATGCTTGGGCGGCATTAGCATCATCCGTTTCAGAAACCATTGGCCGACCGTCAAATGCGGAAAGTCCGTGAAAAAATCGTACACCTCGCGCAGCCGCTCCAAAACAGGCCTGCCTTGTGATTGCTGCATAAGCTCCTCAAATTTCATGCCCTCTTCGGCAATAACATCCGCGCAAAGCTCTAAAAAAAGCTGCTCCTTCGACTTAAAATGAGCATAGATAGATGGCGTCTTAATCTGAACCGCCTTAGCGATATCGGACATCGACGTTCCTTCGTAGCCAAATTCGGTAAAGATCGTCAAGGCGGCATGCTTAAGACGCTCTGCCGTTGCTTTTGATGCTGGCACTTGTATGGTGTCCTTTTTCATAGCCTCATTCACCTCTCGGCAATCATTCTTTTTACCTAACGAACGTTAGTTAGTCTTTCGATATTGTATGACGCCTTTATCTAAAAGTCAAGGCTGCAGGCTCTAGAAGGCAAATTGTACCCGCTCCTCCTTCCATCCTGTACACACAATTGCGGCGGCGTTTACCTTTATATACAAAAAAAAGCCCCCTGCCGCTTGGAAGCAGCAGGGAGGACTTCTTTATTCCTATATTCCAATATTCATATAGCGAGGCGTTTGTTTCCCTCGTCAATCTTATAGTTTTGCTACGCTCACTGCGATTTTTTCCATTTGCGCCTGAGTCAGCACTTGGTCAGGAGAGCTGATGGTGATCGTACGGTCATCAAGCTGGAAGCTAAGCATTGGCAGGTCGCTTGGCGTATACCATTTCGCTTTTACTCCGTTCGACAGCACAACCTCCTTGCTTTCATAACCGTCCGAGTAGTCTCTCGGAGATACATTGACGGTCATATGATTGAAAATCACACTAACGCCGTCGCCCCCAGCAAACGATTTGACAAAAGTATCTCCGGCTGCCATCTGCTTAGGTGCATATGCCGTTTCGAAGCCATCAAATGCAGCGAATTCCTTCTTGATCGCTTTTATTTGCGCATCGCTGTATTTAACCTCCACATACTGCTCGGATGCTTGCTGCCCTTTGCCAAT
This genomic window contains:
- a CDS encoding multidrug efflux SMR transporter; protein product: MKAWLYVILGGIFEVFWTFGLKYSKGFTDPLISVITVILIIISFVLFARSMQLLEIGTAYAVFTGIGTAGTVVFGILVLGESADIKRLLLVGTLIIGIIGLKLVSSEKPKQEQASDGSAPEALKSAPVVQGRGGK
- a CDS encoding multidrug efflux SMR transporter, encoding MAWIFLIISGLGEVGGVTFMKLSDGFKRWRGTVGAIIFGFISFYFLSRSLQDIPISTAYGIWTGIGSVGSVILGMIFFGESRDWRKIFFVLMIIGSVIGLKLVG
- a CDS encoding serine/threonine protein kinase; translated protein: MEEKRLEKWIEMTERTLLAGVKLQSINHGEPIQVDVLPEGWELLGAGNYAGVFVHRDAQDIAVKVYAPGREGWEAEREVYRRLGNHPAYSTCYHASKSNDLEYLMLRRLEGKTLYKCVLEGVIIEDRIIAEIDAALDYAREQGLFPHDVHGKNVMVSSDDRGLVVDVSDFLKEEPCMMWDDLKKAYNRIYMPFLSKHSMPVPEWVMNGVRKGYRWVRSSSR
- a CDS encoding GntR family transcriptional regulator, whose amino-acid sequence is MEGMNALKPRYEQMYLMLREKIQIGDYTVGDRIPSEKELMEEFSVSRITSKKALDMLVQDGYIMRQPGRGSFVIEHAIQEQVEASPAQDPVAAARTQQIVLGLIMEDFSDSYGKEMLSEMERTAQALGVYLMLRISFSQPDVEEKAIQMLRQYGVDGLIIYPTRGQNFSPEILKLVIDKFPHVLVDRYLKWTDTTAISSDNVEATKMGVQHLFNHGHRHIGLLASRVTDNVAIEERIEGFVQAHAEGGILLDRSSWLTDMNWTSNDNSSSHLIDKYVKIIQQMLREHPRITALFAMEYELALIAKEAVEKMGLQIPQQISIICFDSPQSTSALYPFTHLEQNEKEIGRLAVNNVLELIQGATLPSKISLQVKLVPGKSTGPAPQ
- a CDS encoding TetR/AcrR family transcriptional regulator produces the protein MKKDTIQVPASKATAERLKHAALTIFTEFGYEGTSMSDIAKAVQIKTPSIYAHFKSKEQLFLELCADVIAEEGMKFEELMQQSQGRPVLERLREVYDFFTDFPHLTVGQWFLKRMMLMPPKHLQQQFRVDFLEHEQRVDAIVGALFLEGQQAGIFPQRDVENMIAVFYTLLDGLLVANQIYEQSVFSSHKQTVWEMLEKDWTTA